Below is a window of Candidatus Dependentiae bacterium DNA.
CCACATGCTTATTGTTGCGACAGGCGTATGAAGAAGAAGCTCCATATAGCGCCACATTAATTTATCGGAAATCGACATTAATTTTCCGTACGCTTTATCTGCAGGCTCAGTGAGGCCAATATAATTGCCCAGAGATTTAGACATTTTCTGTACGCCATCAAGCCCTTCAAGCAACGGCGTCGTCATAATAACTTGTGGCTCTTGGCGATAATGTTCTTGCAGAAAACGGCCCATAAGCAAATTAAATGTTTGGTCGGTACCGCCAAGTTCTACATCAGCTTCTAGCGCAACGGAATCATAACCTTGCATTAGTGGATAAAGCAATTCATGAAAACCGATCGGCTCATGACTTTTTAAACGATTTGAAAAATCTTCACGCTCGATTAAACGAGCAAGGGTCGATTTTGCGCAAAGTTTTACAAAATCTTTAATAGAAAGCTCTGCAAGCCATTCAGAGTTAAAGCGAATGATCGTTTTATCAGGATCCAAAATTTTTCCTACTTGCGCAAAATAGGTTGCCGTATTATGCGCGATTTCTTCATCAGAAAGTGGTGGCCGTGTTTTTGATTTACCTGTCGGATCGCCAATACGCGCGGTAAAATCACCAATTAAAAAAATAACTTGGTGCCCAAATTCTTGAAACTGTTTCATTTTTGAAAGCACAACCGCGTGGCCCAAATGAAGATCGGGAGCTGTTGGATCGCATCCCAATTTAATTTTAAGCGGAATACCACGCATTAATTTTTTTTTGAGATCTTCCGGTGAAACAATTTGCACTGTTCCCATTGCAAGAAGTTCAAATTGATTATCGATCGTCGCCTGCTTCATATAATTACGAAGCTCCTAAAAATGATGATATAAAAAAACCAAGATATGAAATTCCGTTCAAAGCAACCATGCGCAATGAATAGGTAAAAAATATAATAAAAAAGAGAGGGATAATAATACTCATAAGTTCGCCCTCTTTAAATAGATCATTGTCAGGAAAAAAAGTTACCGCAACAAATCTAAAGCCATCGAGTATTAAACTTAATACCCCCATGATAATACTCAAATAGATCATCACCACAAGCAAAAGTGTTAGCGCGAGCATCCAAGAAGAATCTGCGCTCACGCACGCTGCAAGAGCATTAAGAGAAAGATAGCCAGAATGGGCCATTTTCATCGCGGTGGTAACAAGTTCGGTACCGCAGATGCGCACAAGAACAATCAGTGCTGAAAGGGCAACAAAAAAATAGGCGACCGAACGAGACAAGTAGACTACGGCTCGGCGCCATATTGTTGGCAAGTTATGCGGATTAAGCGGAATGAAACGAACCCAACCAATACCTGCATACATAAAAAAAAGAGCGCCTAGAGGATCAACGTGTACGAATGGATCCCAAGAATAATAGCCAACTTGAGCAGGTGTATCATCCCCCATTTTATGGGCGGCCCACGCTTGAACATAACCAGAAGTAGTAGTGCTCACAATATAAGCAAACGCAAACGAAACAAATGCAATAATTGTTTCAGCAGTTTTTAATGAAATCATAGTATTGGACTCGATTTATAAAGACTATTTTTCTCCAGTTTAGGAAAAATGGGTAGATCGGTCAAATTCACAAGTTCAGCAATAAGAACAGCCTAATCTGCGCACCCTTCGACCTGTCCGCCATAGCTTTATGCGACGGCTGGATACACCCAGGCTTCGCTTACCGCTGTCCATCTCCGCTCATCCTGAGTGAATGCGGTAGCATTTGTATCGAAGGATCAGGGCGAGCGCCGGGGGAATATACCCAGGCCGCTCGTGGTGAGTGTTTTGCAAATTTTTATGAGCAAAATGTATCGAACCATGCGGACATCCTAATTTCGTAATTTTCAAACAAACGGATTCATACTTTGCCAAAATTATTGGTTTGGATAAACTACGAACTCGTTCAAGGTAAATTAAAGGAGTTTTAATGAAGCAAACGAAAAAAATAGTTCAACAACAAGCAAAGCCGCAGCTGGTGCACGAGGAATTATTTAAACCTTCAGCCGTAACCCGACTTCAAATAACTCTTTCTCTATTAGCGCTTACCTTTTTCCCTTTTCTTTTTTATTACCCATCCCTCCATTATGATTTCCAATTTGACGATATTATTAATATTCAGCGCTATTTTAATATACGACATATGGGCTTTTCTGATCTTTTCTTGGCCTACGTTCGCTGGATTAGTGCTTGGATAAATACGCTTCATTATAAGATTGGAAAATTCGATCCGTTCAGTTATCGTCTGTTCAATGTCGCCTCACACACCTTTACTGGCATCCTTGTTTTCTTTTTTGTATTTTACGCTCTTTCACTCATTAAACGGCGCACATTTTTCTCTGAAAATAGATTTGCTATTGCATTTTG
It encodes the following:
- a CDS encoding tyrosine--tRNA ligase, translated to MKQATIDNQFELLAMGTVQIVSPEDLKKKLMRGIPLKIKLGCDPTAPDLHLGHAVVLSKMKQFQEFGHQVIFLIGDFTARIGDPTGKSKTRPPLSDEEIAHNTATYFAQVGKILDPDKTIIRFNSEWLAELSIKDFVKLCAKSTLARLIEREDFSNRLKSHEPIGFHELLYPLMQGYDSVALEADVELGGTDQTFNLLMGRFLQEHYRQEPQVIMTTPLLEGLDGVQKMSKSLGNYIGLTEPADKAYGKLMSISDKLMWRYMELLLHTPVATISMWQERVAGGTTHPMELKKQMAHDVVSRFWSADEAKKAQEQFEALFQQKDYSQATPVSLAADLANPLWIVDLLKALNAVASSSEARRLIEAGAVKINDEAITDFKAQVAWKSGMNIKVGKHRIFKIQ